The following proteins are encoded in a genomic region of Rhizobium sp. ZPR4:
- a CDS encoding type I secretion system permease/ATPase: protein MLAVPKDPPQTFVALMLSALRKAFIGIALASAAINVLALTGSFFMLQVYDRVIPSHSLPTLSGLVIIVVTLYLFQGVIEFLRSMLLVRIGMSLDERMNRKVFGALLFLPSKKQTSDDGLQSVRDLEQIRSFLSGSGSTALFDLPWVPFYLILCFLFHFWIGFTALCGALLLVIITVAAEILSRRPALEAARSSAARLGFAQAARRNWEAAVAMGFSGRLTEKWAAMNEDYLKHQAIASTRVGALTIAAKVARMMLQSGVLAVGAILVIRQEATGGIIIASSILLTRALAPVELAIAQWKGFVAARQGWTRLAKLLDAAPPEPQAFTLPSPSRELSVETISVTSPGGRDLILRNISFKIAAGTVLGIIGPSASGKSSLARAICGLWPVAIGTVRLDRAALSQWDSDELGQHIGYLPQDVDLFDGSIAENISRFAADMRTEPVIAAAKAAGVYDMIVKLPDGFDTRIGEGGSRLSAGQRQRIALARALYGDPFLVVLDEPNSNLDAEGEAALTAALAGVKDRGGIAIVIAHRPSALAAADTVMIVAGGQVQAFGSKKDILGPSPKQLGTAHLAIAGGETHG, encoded by the coding sequence GTGCTTGCCGTCCCGAAAGACCCGCCGCAAACATTCGTTGCGCTGATGCTGTCGGCGCTTCGCAAAGCCTTCATCGGCATTGCCCTGGCGAGTGCCGCCATCAACGTGCTGGCGTTGACCGGCTCCTTCTTCATGCTGCAGGTCTATGATCGGGTCATTCCGAGCCACAGCCTGCCGACGCTGTCCGGTCTCGTCATCATCGTCGTGACCCTCTATCTGTTTCAGGGCGTGATCGAATTCCTGCGATCCATGCTGCTTGTGCGTATCGGCATGTCGCTTGACGAACGCATGAACAGGAAGGTCTTCGGCGCGCTTCTGTTCCTGCCGAGCAAAAAACAGACCTCGGACGATGGATTGCAATCCGTCCGTGACCTCGAGCAGATCCGCTCCTTCCTCTCCGGCAGCGGCTCGACCGCGCTGTTCGACCTGCCCTGGGTGCCGTTCTATCTGATCCTTTGTTTTCTGTTCCATTTCTGGATCGGCTTCACTGCTTTGTGCGGCGCCTTGCTGCTCGTCATCATTACCGTGGCTGCCGAAATACTGTCGCGCAGACCGGCCCTGGAGGCGGCAAGGTCTTCGGCGGCGCGCCTCGGCTTCGCCCAGGCGGCGCGGCGCAACTGGGAGGCTGCCGTCGCCATGGGGTTTTCCGGCCGCCTAACCGAGAAGTGGGCCGCGATGAATGAGGATTATCTCAAGCATCAGGCGATAGCGAGCACCCGCGTCGGAGCGCTGACCATTGCCGCGAAGGTCGCGCGCATGATGCTTCAGTCCGGCGTTCTCGCCGTCGGCGCGATCCTCGTCATTCGTCAGGAAGCGACGGGAGGCATCATCATCGCCAGCTCGATCCTGCTGACGCGAGCGCTGGCGCCCGTCGAGCTCGCAATTGCCCAGTGGAAGGGCTTTGTTGCCGCTCGCCAGGGCTGGACGCGGCTTGCCAAACTTCTTGATGCCGCGCCGCCTGAGCCACAGGCATTCACCTTGCCATCGCCATCACGGGAGCTCAGCGTCGAGACTATCAGCGTTACCTCTCCGGGTGGCCGCGACCTTATCCTGCGCAACATCTCGTTCAAGATAGCAGCCGGGACGGTGCTCGGTATCATCGGCCCGAGCGCATCGGGCAAGTCTTCGCTGGCCCGCGCGATTTGCGGCCTTTGGCCGGTCGCCATCGGCACGGTGAGGCTCGATCGTGCCGCGCTGTCGCAATGGGATAGCGACGAGCTTGGGCAGCATATCGGCTATCTGCCGCAGGATGTGGATCTGTTCGACGGCTCGATTGCCGAGAATATATCGCGGTTTGCCGCGGACATGCGGACCGAACCGGTCATCGCGGCGGCGAAGGCGGCCGGCGTTTACGACATGATCGTCAAGCTCCCGGACGGTTTCGATACGAGGATCGGCGAAGGTGGATCGCGCCTTTCGGCCGGCCAGAGGCAGCGTATCGCCCTGGCAAGGGCGCTTTACGGCGATCCGTTTCTGGTGGTTCTCGACGAGCCGAATTCCAATCTGGATGCGGAAGGTGAGGCGGCACTGACAGCGGCACTTGCAGGGGTGAAGGACAGGGGCGGTATTGCGATCGTCATTGCCCATCGGCCGAGCGCTCTTGCCGCCGCCGATACGGTCATGATCGTTGCCGGCGGCCAGGTCCAGGCATTCGGGTCGAAGAAGGACATCCTCGGCCCGTCGCCCAAGCAGCTCGGAACGGCTCATCTGGCCATTGCTGGCGGGGAGACGCACGGATGA
- a CDS encoding HlyD family type I secretion periplasmic adaptor subunit, which translates to MIDKALPSTERTIRRLSLLVVAAILLLFGVMGGLAAATKIAGAVVTSGTLVVDSYVKPVKHLKGGIAHAILVKNGDHVAAGQVLVRLDDTQTRANLSIIRKRLNELSARTARLAAERDGRQDIDFPADLLSSAENTDVAAILAGERRLFRDRQVSRDGQKSQLHERIQQLKQEIDGLVAQEEGKRQEIALIAKELGSLEGLLNQGIISATKVYSLQRESASLNGDLGNLVSSIAQTRGKIAETELQILQIDADRSSEVSEQLRQAESDSGQFSERLIAAEDDLKRIDIKAPQAGIVDQLSIHAEGAVISPAEAILQIVPDKDALVAELKLAPQDIDQITVGQAVSLRFPAFNQRITPELNGQVDTISADLATDQRSGQSYYVVRAKVAKPEWDRLGQLTPLPGMPVEAFLQTGQRSVLAYLTKPMTDQIRRAFRED; encoded by the coding sequence ATGATCGACAAGGCTTTGCCATCGACCGAACGGACGATCCGCCGCCTGTCGCTGCTGGTGGTCGCGGCTATCCTGCTTTTGTTTGGTGTCATGGGCGGCCTTGCTGCCGCAACGAAGATCGCCGGTGCGGTCGTCACCTCTGGCACGCTCGTCGTCGACAGCTATGTGAAACCGGTGAAGCACCTGAAGGGCGGGATCGCCCACGCGATCCTGGTGAAGAACGGCGATCATGTCGCTGCCGGCCAGGTGCTCGTCCGGCTCGACGACACCCAGACCAGAGCCAACCTCTCGATCATCCGCAAACGGCTCAACGAACTCTCCGCACGCACGGCGCGTCTGGCGGCGGAGCGCGACGGCCGGCAGGATATCGACTTTCCGGCCGATCTGCTCTCGTCCGCCGAAAATACTGACGTGGCAGCGATTCTGGCCGGCGAGCGTCGGCTTTTTCGCGATCGTCAGGTCTCGCGCGACGGGCAGAAATCGCAACTTCACGAGCGCATTCAACAGCTCAAGCAGGAGATTGACGGCCTCGTCGCGCAGGAAGAGGGCAAGCGGCAGGAGATCGCGCTCATCGCCAAGGAACTCGGCAGTCTTGAAGGACTGCTCAACCAGGGCATCATTTCGGCGACGAAGGTCTACTCGCTGCAGCGGGAAAGCGCTTCCTTGAATGGCGATCTCGGCAACCTCGTCTCGTCCATCGCCCAGACCCGCGGCAAGATTGCGGAAACCGAGCTGCAGATTCTGCAGATCGATGCCGATCGCAGTTCGGAAGTGTCCGAGCAATTGCGCCAGGCTGAAAGCGATAGCGGCCAGTTTTCCGAGCGTCTGATCGCGGCAGAAGATGATCTGAAGCGGATCGACATCAAGGCACCGCAGGCGGGGATCGTCGATCAGCTGAGCATCCATGCCGAAGGGGCCGTCATTTCGCCGGCAGAGGCGATCCTGCAGATCGTTCCGGACAAGGACGCACTGGTCGCAGAACTGAAGCTTGCGCCGCAGGATATCGATCAGATCACCGTAGGGCAGGCGGTATCCTTGCGCTTTCCTGCCTTCAATCAGCGGATCACGCCGGAATTGAACGGGCAGGTCGATACTATTTCCGCGGATCTGGCGACGGACCAACGTTCGGGCCAAAGCTATTATGTCGTGCGAGCAAAGGTGGCAAAGCCGGAATGGGATCGGTTGGGGCAGCTTACGCCGCTACCCGGCATGCCTGTGGAAGCCTTCCTGCAGACAGGCCAGCGAAGCGTCCTTGCCTATCTGACAAAGCCGATGACCGACCAGATCAGGCGGGCGTTCAGGGAAGACTAG
- a CDS encoding GntR family transcriptional regulator, translated as MTDFEGVDYFGSMDPKSIFNELQDEIESGQLAPGSVLKQELIAERFGVSRQPVRQALNRLLGSGLVVRRPDRSLAVALLSEREATELTELRAILEVAAMEQSAPLLSPSALRKAERLNDELFAEYDPLQIEELDHQFHRTLYSGCKNTRLLGTIEALRRESRRACLHQKHGAQERTEFFEEHAAIVAACARQDVSAAVQHLRRHLTQTTARLLSMPTKDD; from the coding sequence TTGACCGACTTCGAAGGAGTGGATTACTTTGGATCCATGGATCCAAAGTCGATTTTTAACGAGCTGCAAGATGAAATCGAGTCGGGCCAATTGGCGCCAGGCTCCGTTCTCAAGCAAGAGTTGATTGCTGAGCGTTTCGGCGTCAGCCGCCAGCCCGTCAGGCAGGCCTTGAACCGGCTGCTTGGGAGCGGCTTGGTCGTGCGACGTCCTGACCGAAGCCTTGCGGTGGCGCTCCTCTCGGAACGGGAGGCGACTGAACTTACCGAACTTCGGGCCATCCTGGAGGTCGCTGCCATGGAGCAGTCGGCCCCGTTGCTCTCGCCTTCTGCCTTGCGGAAAGCTGAAAGGCTCAACGATGAGCTATTCGCGGAATACGATCCATTGCAGATTGAAGAGCTCGACCATCAATTCCATCGCACCCTGTACAGCGGGTGTAAAAATACTCGATTGCTTGGAACCATAGAAGCGCTTCGGCGGGAATCTCGTCGCGCATGCCTTCATCAAAAGCACGGTGCCCAGGAGCGCACTGAATTTTTCGAGGAGCATGCTGCAATCGTTGCCGCTTGTGCGAGGCAAGATGTCTCCGCCGCTGTCCAGCATCTTCGCCGCCATCTTACGCAAACGACTGCAAGACTTCTTTCCATGCCGACAAAGGATGATTGA
- a CDS encoding OsmC family protein: MKMTVEVHWERDGAVFTDKRYSRAHIWRFDGGQVVPASASPHIVPLPYSVEANVDPEEAYIAAISSCHMLTFLSLAAPKRIVVESYTDKATGVMEKIDGKLIVSRVELRPTIVYAGEPPTAAMQAELHHLAHEQCFIANSVKTQIQVAT; this comes from the coding sequence ATGAAAATGACCGTCGAGGTACATTGGGAGCGAGACGGAGCTGTCTTCACCGACAAGCGCTACAGCCGCGCCCATATCTGGCGCTTTGATGGCGGTCAGGTCGTGCCGGCGTCGGCCTCGCCGCATATCGTTCCGCTTCCCTATTCTGTGGAAGCCAACGTAGATCCGGAGGAGGCATACATCGCGGCGATCTCCAGTTGCCACATGTTGACTTTTCTTTCTCTCGCCGCGCCCAAGCGGATCGTCGTCGAGAGCTATACCGACAAGGCGACCGGCGTGATGGAGAAGATCGACGGAAAATTGATCGTCAGTCGTGTCGAGCTCAGGCCGACCATCGTCTACGCCGGCGAACCGCCGACCGCAGCAATGCAAGCGGAACTGCACCACTTGGCGCATGAACAATGCTTCATCGCCAATTCCGTCAAGACGCAAATCCAGGTCGCGACTTGA
- a CDS encoding family 16 glycosylhydrolase: MPNSVLNALGQPLYYSDTSTGFFSATGSGPVLYGTAGNDSMWGDASVNVTMMGGTGDDIYYLYSSLNHAYEAPNAGIDTINTWMDYTLPENFENLTVTGNNRHAYGNDADNIITGGSGSQTIDGGAGNDVLTGGGGADTFIISKGNGSDLITDFSDDDKVRLNQYGLTSFDQVVSHSTQEGANVRLDLGNGESLVFANKTISDLHEDQFQLGLDRSSLTQTFSDDFNSLSLHEGTQGTWDAKYSWAPDKGSSLNDELQWYINPSYAPTASANPFSISEGILTITAKQTPDALKAIVENHDYTSGILTTQSTFSQTYGYFEMRAEMPHNQGVWPAFWLLPEDGSWPPELDVVEMRGQNPTTVNVTVHSNATGEHTKTSIPVEVPSTDGFHNYGVLWDKDQIVWYFDDVAVAHADTPADMHGPMYMLVDLAVGGVAGTPTDGLPNGSEMKIDYIKAYSLDDHNAQLAASTQSAHTTDWHI; encoded by the coding sequence ATGCCCAATTCAGTTTTGAATGCCCTTGGACAGCCACTTTACTATAGCGACACGTCGACAGGCTTCTTTTCCGCCACCGGCTCTGGCCCAGTGCTTTACGGCACTGCCGGCAACGACTCCATGTGGGGCGACGCCTCCGTCAACGTGACGATGATGGGCGGTACCGGCGACGATATCTACTATCTCTATTCCAGCCTCAATCATGCCTATGAGGCGCCCAATGCCGGCATCGATACCATCAATACCTGGATGGATTATACGCTGCCCGAAAATTTCGAAAATCTGACGGTCACCGGCAACAACCGTCATGCCTATGGCAATGACGCCGATAATATCATCACTGGCGGCAGCGGCAGCCAGACCATCGATGGCGGTGCCGGCAACGATGTGCTGACCGGCGGCGGTGGCGCCGATACCTTCATCATCAGCAAGGGCAACGGCAGCGATCTCATCACCGATTTCAGCGATGACGACAAGGTCAGGCTCAATCAATATGGCCTGACGTCGTTCGATCAGGTTGTCAGCCATTCCACACAGGAAGGCGCCAACGTCCGGCTCGATCTCGGCAATGGCGAAAGCCTGGTCTTCGCCAACAAGACCATCTCCGACCTGCATGAAGACCAGTTTCAGCTCGGGCTCGACAGATCGTCGCTGACGCAGACCTTTTCGGATGATTTCAACTCGCTTTCGCTGCACGAGGGAACGCAGGGTACCTGGGATGCGAAATATTCCTGGGCGCCGGACAAGGGCAGCAGCCTGAACGATGAGCTGCAATGGTACATCAACCCTTCTTACGCGCCGACCGCATCCGCAAACCCGTTTTCCATCTCCGAAGGCATTCTGACGATCACGGCGAAGCAAACGCCGGACGCCTTGAAGGCGATCGTCGAGAACCATGATTATACATCGGGCATTCTGACCACCCAATCCACCTTCTCTCAGACGTATGGCTATTTCGAAATGCGGGCGGAGATGCCGCATAACCAGGGCGTATGGCCTGCTTTCTGGCTGCTGCCGGAGGATGGCTCCTGGCCACCGGAACTCGATGTGGTGGAAATGCGCGGGCAAAACCCGACCACCGTCAACGTGACGGTTCATTCGAACGCCACCGGCGAGCATACGAAGACGTCTATTCCGGTGGAAGTGCCAAGCACCGATGGCTTCCACAATTACGGCGTGCTCTGGGATAAGGATCAGATCGTCTGGTATTTCGACGACGTTGCCGTTGCCCATGCCGACACGCCGGCCGATATGCACGGCCCGATGTACATGCTGGTCGATCTCGCGGTCGGCGGTGTGGCGGGCACGCCGACGGACGGCCTGCCGAACGGGTCCGAGATGAAGATCGACTATATCAAGGCCTATTCCCTGGACGATCATAACGCTCAGCTTGCCGCCTCGACACAATCCGCCCACACGACCGACTGGCATATCTGA
- a CDS encoding ABC transporter substrate-binding protein, with protein MNKHIAAALFAAALYTFAGAAHADCGSVSIAEMNWASAGVAANVDKIILQEGYGCSVELVTGDTLPTFTSMNEKGQPDVAPELWINAVRTPLDQAVSEGRLVVAAGILSDGGQDGWWIPKFLADAHPDIKTVQQALEHPELFPASDDPKKGVIYNCPPGWQCQASLGNLFRALDGEKKGFEIVETGSAAALDGTIANAFEKKTGWLGYYWSPTAILGKYPMVRLSFGVPHDKAEWDACTSVMDCANPKVNSYPVSEVYTVVTKRFAEKAGVAMDYLKKRKWTNDVVNGVLAWQTDNQGTNEDTARYFLKNHEDIWTTWVSPDVAAKVKAAL; from the coding sequence ATGAATAAGCATATTGCTGCCGCCCTCTTCGCTGCAGCACTTTATACCTTTGCCGGCGCTGCACATGCCGATTGCGGTTCGGTCTCGATCGCCGAAATGAACTGGGCGTCGGCAGGCGTTGCGGCAAATGTCGACAAGATCATCCTCCAGGAAGGCTATGGCTGCTCGGTGGAACTCGTGACGGGCGACACGCTGCCGACCTTCACCTCGATGAACGAAAAGGGCCAGCCGGATGTCGCGCCGGAACTTTGGATCAATGCGGTGCGCACGCCGCTGGACCAAGCGGTTTCCGAAGGCAGGCTGGTCGTTGCGGCCGGCATTCTCTCCGATGGCGGCCAGGACGGCTGGTGGATTCCGAAATTCCTCGCCGACGCCCATCCCGATATAAAGACCGTCCAGCAGGCGCTGGAACACCCGGAACTCTTCCCGGCATCGGACGATCCGAAAAAGGGCGTCATCTACAATTGCCCGCCCGGCTGGCAGTGTCAGGCGTCGCTCGGCAATCTCTTTCGGGCGCTCGACGGCGAGAAGAAGGGGTTTGAAATCGTCGAAACCGGCTCTGCCGCCGCTCTTGACGGCACCATCGCCAATGCATTCGAAAAGAAGACGGGCTGGCTTGGCTACTATTGGTCGCCGACCGCTATCCTCGGCAAGTATCCGATGGTGCGCCTCTCCTTCGGCGTGCCTCACGACAAGGCGGAGTGGGATGCGTGCACCTCGGTCATGGATTGCGCCAATCCGAAGGTCAATTCCTACCCCGTCTCTGAAGTCTATACCGTCGTTACCAAACGGTTTGCCGAAAAGGCTGGCGTTGCGATGGATTATCTGAAGAAGCGGAAATGGACGAATGATGTGGTGAATGGCGTCCTTGCCTGGCAGACGGACAATCAGGGCACCAACGAAGACACCGCCCGGTACTTCCTGAAGAACCATGAAGACATCTGGACGACCTGGGTAAGCCCTGACGTTGCCGCCAAGGTGAAGGCCGCCCTCTAA
- a CDS encoding pore-forming ESAT-6 family protein yields MRKIILIGIVAFGFAAPSYAQVSNDQMELAYNSARNQLGVLKYCQNAGHIDGAAVETQTKMLALIPAPSDTSKGDAAEQEGEKGKISAMGVNQDLAAITKAQNVTEKQFCETIANAVKQAGAQLPK; encoded by the coding sequence ATGCGGAAGATCATTCTGATCGGTATCGTGGCATTCGGATTTGCCGCGCCAAGCTATGCACAGGTCTCAAACGACCAAATGGAATTGGCTTATAATTCGGCACGCAACCAGCTTGGCGTGCTGAAATATTGCCAGAATGCGGGCCATATCGATGGGGCCGCTGTCGAGACCCAAACGAAGATGCTCGCCCTCATACCGGCACCCTCGGACACGTCGAAGGGCGACGCGGCCGAGCAAGAGGGTGAAAAGGGCAAGATCTCCGCCATGGGCGTGAATCAGGACCTTGCAGCCATTACGAAAGCGCAGAACGTGACTGAAAAGCAGTTTTGCGAAACCATTGCGAATGCGGTGAAGCAGGCCGGCGCACAACTTCCCAAATGA
- a CDS encoding ABC transporter substrate-binding protein: MRKRHPSMNGTGRSKIGIGLAFAFLTMMGTAANAASDTAKPVDGGTLNVGLGTDASIIDPSITGNSVTALITRNIVDSLVGQAEDNKFTPWLAESWDINGDNTVYTFHLREGVTFSDGTPLDATAVKYNFDRILDPKTTSSYAKSLLGPIDKIEAPDGRTVVIHYRQSFAPLLQGLSLPYLGIQSPTYLQKAQSTTNTVIGSGPYVLDNFTKGSGSKLSRRADYSWGPGYAAHKGPAHFDQIVFKYLPEASVRLGALASGQLQAIDAVPPANYRSVQGNGKLQVVTRENPGVNSAYFLNISKGPFQELKVRQAFQRAVNGPAAVKAAFFGTLKPADNILGPSTLYYDHDISRSWGFDLEKANRLLDEAGWSQKDADGIRKKDGSRLALHYVYDSTSLAATEVTLAQAVQYQVRQAGFDLELDPVDAGGWTARTNANDYDLVSFFYVRAEPDILRTVFHSAYIPPAGQNASRVKSLDEKLTKAVGASDAERKKLYAEVQKEVIEQAYAVPLFVAAYQLGASKSLHGISWATNAKPNFYDAWLDR, translated from the coding sequence ATGAGAAAAAGGCATCCAAGCATGAACGGCACCGGGCGAAGCAAGATCGGCATTGGCCTGGCATTTGCTTTTTTGACGATGATGGGCACCGCGGCAAATGCCGCATCCGATACGGCAAAGCCGGTCGATGGGGGCACTCTCAATGTCGGACTGGGAACGGATGCTTCCATCATCGATCCGTCGATTACGGGCAATTCCGTCACGGCATTGATTACCCGTAATATCGTTGACTCGCTCGTCGGGCAGGCCGAAGACAACAAGTTCACGCCGTGGCTCGCAGAAAGCTGGGATATCAACGGCGACAATACCGTCTATACCTTCCATCTGCGTGAGGGTGTGACATTCAGCGATGGCACTCCGCTCGATGCGACCGCGGTCAAATACAATTTCGATCGCATTCTCGATCCGAAAACGACCTCCAGCTACGCCAAGTCGCTGCTCGGGCCGATCGACAAGATCGAGGCGCCCGATGGCCGTACGGTGGTGATCCATTATCGCCAATCCTTCGCGCCCTTGCTGCAAGGGTTGAGCCTTCCCTATCTCGGTATCCAATCGCCGACCTATCTTCAGAAGGCGCAGAGCACGACGAATACGGTCATCGGGTCGGGTCCCTACGTGCTCGACAATTTCACCAAGGGCAGCGGCAGCAAGCTGAGCCGTCGCGCCGACTACAGCTGGGGTCCCGGCTATGCCGCGCATAAAGGGCCGGCCCATTTCGATCAGATTGTCTTCAAATATCTGCCGGAAGCTTCCGTGCGCCTCGGCGCGCTGGCGAGCGGTCAGTTACAGGCGATCGATGCGGTGCCGCCGGCAAACTACCGCTCTGTTCAAGGTAACGGCAAGCTGCAGGTGGTGACGCGAGAAAACCCTGGCGTCAACAGTGCCTATTTCCTGAATATCTCGAAGGGACCATTTCAGGAGCTGAAGGTGCGGCAGGCTTTCCAGCGCGCCGTCAATGGGCCTGCGGCGGTCAAGGCCGCTTTCTTCGGAACCCTGAAACCGGCCGACAATATCCTCGGCCCGTCGACGCTCTATTATGACCATGACATTTCCCGCTCATGGGGCTTCGACCTGGAAAAAGCCAACCGGCTGCTTGACGAGGCGGGCTGGTCGCAGAAGGACGCCGATGGCATTCGCAAAAAGGACGGCAGCCGGCTGGCGCTGCACTATGTCTATGACAGCACCTCACTTGCCGCGACGGAAGTGACCCTGGCGCAGGCTGTTCAGTATCAGGTTCGGCAGGCGGGTTTCGATCTTGAGCTCGATCCGGTCGATGCCGGCGGCTGGACCGCTCGCACCAATGCCAATGATTACGATCTCGTATCCTTTTTCTACGTGCGCGCCGAGCCCGACATTCTGCGAACGGTGTTTCATTCGGCCTATATTCCGCCTGCCGGTCAGAATGCGTCGCGCGTCAAAAGCCTCGACGAAAAGCTGACGAAAGCGGTCGGGGCTTCCGATGCCGAGCGCAAGAAGCTCTATGCCGAGGTGCAGAAGGAAGTGATCGAGCAGGCCTATGCCGTGCCACTTTTCGTGGCGGCCTATCAGCTCGGCGCCTCGAAGAGCCTCCATGGCATTTCCTGGGCCACCAATGCGAAGCCGAATTTCTACGATGCCTGGCTGGACCGCTAA
- a CDS encoding ABC transporter permease, giving the protein MPGWTAKLFQTAVRRTGVIVAVLWGAATIAFIAVKLIPGDPVAILAGGENVVDEAERAALVHQYGLDQPLALQYAHYIGKALSGDFGQSYQYRQPVSEVIYEAAGPTLQLAGSAIALALLLAISVALATAGRRKSLTLLSSGIELILLSTPVYWIGIVLLTIFSFNLEWFPVTGNDGPSALVLPAIALSLPLAALLSQVLRDGLEEALSQPFSLTVRTRGVGETVLRVRHGLRHAALAGSTLTGTLLASTLGGSILTETVFGRSGIGQITLQAIKTRDMPLILGLVMLSALAFVIVNLLVDAFYLLIDPRLRRTGL; this is encoded by the coding sequence ATGCCTGGCTGGACCGCTAAGCTCTTCCAAACCGCTGTGCGGCGGACCGGGGTAATCGTTGCCGTGCTTTGGGGCGCGGCAACGATTGCCTTTATCGCGGTCAAGCTCATTCCCGGCGATCCCGTCGCGATATTGGCTGGTGGGGAGAACGTCGTCGATGAGGCAGAACGGGCCGCATTGGTGCATCAATATGGCCTCGATCAGCCGCTCGCGCTGCAATATGCGCATTATATCGGCAAGGCTCTGAGCGGCGATTTCGGACAAAGCTACCAATATAGGCAACCCGTTTCCGAGGTGATCTATGAGGCGGCGGGACCGACATTGCAGCTCGCCGGGAGCGCGATCGCACTTGCTCTTCTTCTGGCGATCAGCGTGGCCCTGGCGACAGCAGGCCGTCGCAAAAGCCTGACATTGCTGTCCTCGGGGATAGAGCTGATCCTTCTGAGTACGCCCGTCTATTGGATCGGCATTGTGCTGCTGACGATTTTCAGCTTCAATCTGGAATGGTTTCCGGTCACCGGCAATGACGGACCATCCGCGCTTGTGCTGCCCGCCATAGCCTTAAGCCTGCCGCTGGCAGCACTTTTAAGCCAGGTATTGCGCGACGGCCTGGAGGAGGCACTGTCCCAGCCGTTTTCGCTGACAGTCCGGACACGCGGCGTCGGCGAGACGGTCCTGCGTGTCAGACATGGCTTGCGGCACGCCGCGCTGGCGGGCTCGACCCTCACCGGCACGTTGCTCGCGAGCACTCTCGGCGGCTCGATCCTGACCGAGACGGTATTCGGCCGTTCGGGAATAGGGCAGATCACGCTTCAAGCTATCAAGACTCGCGACATGCCGCTGATCCTCGGTCTCGTGATGCTGTCTGCTCTTGCCTTCGTCATCGTCAATCTGCTTGTCGATGCATTCTACCTTCTGATTGATCCACGTCTAAGGAGGACAGGCCTTTGA
- a CDS encoding ABC transporter permease, whose translation MSDVVLAESRQERRVARGRPVWLSFGLLVPFAFVIVLGVAVWAPQWLSSFDPEAVDPNVILLPPDGQHWFGTDELGRDLFSRVVYGTSQSLTIGIGATLIASLGGIVLGTMAALAPRPIGGLLLRIIDILLAFPEMLLALLVIAVLGRGPANTLLAVGLASIAGYARLIRSQVLQIKLSGYVEHAVALGEHPWTIISRHIIPNAIRPLLILATVGVGSSVLSASALSFLGLGVVPPAAEWGALLANGRNFLDIAPWTSLLPATVVALSVISITLLGRRLQTLLATGDLR comes from the coding sequence TTGAGCGATGTCGTGCTAGCTGAAAGCAGGCAGGAGCGCCGCGTCGCGCGCGGACGCCCGGTCTGGCTGTCTTTCGGGCTGCTTGTTCCCTTCGCCTTTGTGATCGTTCTCGGTGTTGCGGTATGGGCGCCGCAATGGTTGTCTTCCTTTGATCCCGAGGCCGTCGATCCGAATGTGATCCTGTTGCCGCCTGATGGCCAACATTGGTTCGGAACCGACGAACTGGGCCGGGATCTGTTTTCTCGCGTGGTTTACGGAACCTCGCAATCCCTGACCATCGGCATCGGAGCCACCCTGATTGCCAGTCTCGGTGGTATCGTATTGGGGACGATGGCTGCGCTGGCTCCAAGGCCGATCGGCGGGCTTTTATTGCGCATCATCGATATCCTGCTCGCATTTCCGGAAATGCTGCTTGCGCTGCTGGTGATCGCAGTGCTCGGGCGCGGGCCTGCAAATACGCTGTTGGCGGTCGGGCTTGCCAGCATCGCCGGATATGCTCGGCTGATCCGCTCGCAGGTGCTTCAAATCAAGCTGTCGGGCTATGTCGAACATGCCGTTGCGCTTGGAGAGCATCCATGGACGATCATTAGCCGGCATATCATCCCCAACGCCATCCGGCCGCTGCTCATCCTCGCGACGGTTGGCGTGGGGAGTTCGGTACTATCCGCATCGGCCCTGAGCTTTCTGGGCCTTGGCGTCGTGCCGCCGGCGGCGGAATGGGGTGCGCTCCTCGCCAATGGTCGCAATTTTCTCGATATCGCGCCCTGGACCAGCCTGCTACCGGCAACGGTGGTTGCGCTTTCCGTCATTTCGATCACGCTGCTTGGTCGCCGGCTGCAAACCCTTCTCGCAACGGGAGATCTGCGGTGA